The proteins below are encoded in one region of Mus caroli chromosome 10, CAROLI_EIJ_v1.1, whole genome shotgun sequence:
- the Nxph4 gene encoding neurexophilin-4: MRLLPEWLLLLFGPWLLRKAVCGQIVESGRPQYLDLRPAMAGGGARGQQLPAPASSEGLGTARSWSWAWPANHTGALAKPGTAGGPSVPRIKRKPSIKAARAKKIFGWGDFYFRVHTLKFSLLVTGKIVDHVNGTFSVYFRHNSSSLGNLSVSIVPPSKRVEFGGVWLPGPASHPLQSTLALEGVLPGLGPPLGMAGQGLGSNLGGALAGPLGGALGVPGAKESRAFNCHVEYEKTNRARKHRPCLYDPSQVCFTEHTQSQAAWLCAKPFKVICIFVSFLSFDYKLVQKVCPDYNFQSEHPYFG, from the coding sequence GCTGTCTGTGGCCAGATCGTGGAGTCCGGGAGGCCCCAGTACCTAGACTTGCGTCCCGCCATGGCCGGAGGGGGCGCCCGCGGCCAGCAGCTCCCAGCGCCCGCATCTTCTGAGGGCCTGGGCACGGCGCGCTCCTGGAGCTGGGCTTGGCCGGCTAACCACACTGGGGCGCTGGCCAAGCCAGGGACAGCCGGTGGCCCGTCCGTGCCGCGCATCAAGAGGAAGCCATCCATTAAAGCAGCCCGAGCCAAGAAGATTTTCGGCTGGGGGGACTTTTACTTTCGTGTGCATACCCTCAAGTTCTCCCTGCTGGTGACCGGCAAGATCGTGGACCATGTGAACGGTACCTTCAGTGTGTACTTCCGTCACAATTCGTCCAGCCTGGGTAACCTAAGCGTCAGTATCGTGCCGCCCTCCAAGCGTGTGGAGTTCGGGGGCGTCTGGTTACCTGGACCTGCCTCCCACCCTCTACAGTCCACGCTGGCACTAGAAGGGGTGCTTCCTGGACTAGGGCCCCCTCTGGGGATGGcggggcaggggctggggagcaACCTTGGGGGCGCACTTGCCGGCCCACTCGGAGGCGCGCTAGGAGTTCCTGGGGCCAAAGAGTCGCGCGCTTTTAATTGCCACGTGGAATATGAGAAGACAAACCGCGCTCGCAAGCACCGCCCGTGCCTGTACGACCCGTCGCAGGTGTGCTTCACCGAGCACACACAGAGCCAGGCCGCCTGGCTCTGCGCCAAGCCCTTCAAAGTCATCTGTATCTTCGTTTCCTTTCTCAGTTTTGACTACAAACTGGTGCAGAAGGTGTGCCCAGACTATAACTTCCAGAGTGAGCACCCCTACTTTGGATAA